GAATATCTTGACGATCGAAAGAACGACCCCGAGTTGCCAAATGCAAAAGTCACGGATTTGAAGTTTTCTATGCACAATACCAGTGGGGGTATAAAAATTGTATTGAATCAGGGGCAGTCCGAAAAACTTTTATCAAGGATTGAGGAGGAGATAAAGAAAAATAAGGAGCTTGAGGAATATAGGAAGAAATGGCAAGAACTCTACCACAACGGCTCACTCCTTATTGGGAAGATAGATTCTTGGCTTTCTTCAGAATAAATATGGAAGAAAATATCATTATTGAAAAAATAGAATGCGTGGTGCGCGATTCCGCAACCGAACAAATCGACCACCTAAGAAGGGGTCGGGTTGAACGTAATTTTACGACATACTTGGCAAATAAACTTAAACCAATTTTTGAGGATGGAACTATTACTGTTGACCCCTTTTATAACAGGCATGGGGATGCGGCGAAAAGATTGAACGGCAGTTTGATTGAACTTGATATCGCGATTCATGAACAAGGGGTTGATCACAATAATCTAGTCGCCATTGAACTCGAAACTAACAATAAGCCGACACGTGATGATCTGTGGAAAATAGAAAGACTGACCAAAGAACTTGATGGCTATGGTTACAAGCTCGGGTTATTTGTGGTCTCTGGAATAAATGATAAGGCTGGAGAAGTTATCGCGATGGAGTGGTATAAAAATGGTAAACCTTTGTAAGTGAGACAGTCCCGAGATGCCGTTTTGGTGTCTCATTTGTCTCATTCTCAAAAACAATGCCTCTACCGAGAGGCCTAAATCTGGTATACTTGAAAGTACCAAAGAACCCTTACACGGCCTCACCCCAAAAGTTCCGAGACCGTGAGGGGGCATTTTAAAAATTTTAGGGCGCTTAGCTCAGTTGGTTAGAGCGTCTCGTTTACACCGAGAAGGCCGGGGGTTCGAATCCCTCAGCGCCCACAGAATTTAAGTTTGGGGGTACCCTTGTGGCACTTTTGCCGTTTCTATATCATCACTTTTGCGGGCTATAACCAAGAAATATTTATAAATTGTCTTTTGTTTCGTTTTCCGCAGTTTCTTGAATGTGGCGCAATAATGTTTTTACTGATTCCGAACACCCCGCAAAGCCATTTTCCGGTTCATAAGGAAGTTTGAATGAAACATTGTCTTGCAGTTTGTCGTCCCACCACCATATCGTTACGATCTTTTCAAATTGATTCAGTGATGTATCATCAATATTTTCGCGCGGAATATCTTTTGCACAATTTTCAAAAAGTGCTTCTCGATTTATTCCTTTATTGGGATATATTACTTCGCACTTATTATTTACGCAGTCATATCCGGCAAGCTCAACGCAACTATATATGCATGTACTCTCATACGAATCTATAAATGCCTGTATTCTGTCCGCATCTTTTTTATTTACAAACGTATAACATCCAAAAGGACATTTAGATTGAACTTGCGCGCAATCGCTTTTAACTTCGCAATATTGTGTTTCTTTTATCGCTCGCTTTATGCCTTCTTGTGTTTGCGGAATTTTATATGAAGGACCGCTATCACAATATACAACTGATTCGCCAATAGGAATACGAAAGAGAGTATACGCTTTTATGCGCAGTGCGCTGCTTACTTTTTCCTCAACAATAGTACTGCCAAAAACCCGAATACCGAGTTGCTCAATGGGATTGTCATATAGAATTGACCAACCCGCATGCTTGCATTCAATTTCCGCTTCGCTTAAATCCACCTGATTGCGGACGGTCAGCTTCGTTGTTGCGACACCGCTAATAAGAAAAAGAATGATCCCCAGAAAAACATATTTTCCAAGATTAAACATTTTTTTATTGTAGCTCAAACTTTATAATTTTATAAGATCGAACATATACTACGTATGTTATGCACGTTGTGTATGTCCTCAGTGGTGCCTGCCGAAACTCATCATTTGAGCGAGGCTCTAACACTGGATGGGATTTTACCCCCCCCCACACCAAAAACTTTGGTGTGGGGGTTTGCCGAAGTTTTGAAAAAAGTGCTCCGAAGCAGCGTCTTGGAGTTACCTACACGGGTAAAATAAGGCAAAAGATGCTACAACATTAATCATAAACGGCTCTTTTAGAGCCTGGAGAGAGGTTCTAACCTGTTGTTCTTCTAAAGTGCACAACTTAAAACCATCGGTAAAAAATCAGCTATAATATTGAGCATGGATTTGACCGCTAAAAACAACTGGCATAAACGAGATGTTTTTGAAGTCCTTAGTGCGCTGGGTTCCGGCCAAAACGGTTTAAGCGAACAAGAGGCTAGGGAAAGGCTTTTAAAACAAGGGCGCAACGTTATTCCGGAGATTAAACCGCCGGGTATTTTTCTTATTTTCCTAAGGCAGTTTCAAAGTCCTCTGATTTACATATTGCTTGCCGCCAGTCTGGTTGTTTTTTTAATGGGGGAAGCGGTTGACAGCCTCATCATAGCTTTCGTCCTTTTGTTTAACGCGGGCATGGGAACGGTTCAGGAGGGCAAGTCGCAAAACACCCTGGCGGCTTTGAAAAAGTTTACAGAAACGGGAGCTGTTGTCGTCCGCGGCGGGGAGGAAATGATTGTTCCGGACAGCGAAGTGGTCGACGGGGACGTTTTGATTTTGCGCGAAGGAGACAAGATTCCCGCCGATGCCAGAATAATTTTTTCCAGCTCCTTAAAAGTTGACGAAGCCAGCATAACCGGAGAATCGGAACCTGTTTATAAAACGGCGGATATTATGGCCGGGAATTCCGGACACGTTGTCGTCGCCGACAGAATGAACATGGTTTTTAAAGGAAGTCATGTCGTGTCCGGCGGCGGGAAAGCCGTGGTTACCGCGACAGGCTTGAAAACCGTAATAGGCGGCATCTCCAAAAAAATAATCGGGATTGATTCGGAAATGCCGCTCAAGAAAAATATCAGGTATTTGTCCCGAGCTATCATAATTGCCGTTGCCTTAATCAGCGGTTTGATTTTTTGGGGCGGGGTGAGTATGGGAAAGGCGGCGGGAGAGATGTTCGCGGTCGTTGTTTCTCTTTCCGTTTCCATCATTCCCGAAGGGTTGCCGGTGGTTATTACTCTTGTTTTGGCCACCGGAGTCTGGAGAATGGCGAAAAGCAACGCTTTGGTCAAGAGGCTCCAGGCCGTTGAGGCTCTTGGCCAGGCGAAAGTGATAGCCGTGGACAAGACCGGCACCATAACCAAAAACGAAATGGCCGTTCAGAAGTTTTTCATTGCTGGGAAATTTTTTGAAGTCGGGGGTTCCGGCTATGTTCCGAAAGGGGAGATAAAGGAAAACGGCGCCGCTATTGAACCACTGAATCACAAGGAGATTATTCTCGCTGGAAAAATCGCCGCTTTTTGCGCAAACGCCAGGATAAAATATTCAAAAGAAAAAAAAGAATGGTCCGCCATCGGCGACCCGACGGAGGCCGCTTTGTTTGTTTTTTCGGAAAAAGTCGGATTCAGCAAGGAAAAAATTGAAAAAGAATCGCCATTGGTTTCAGAAATACCTTTTAATTTTGAAAACAAATACCACGCGACTCTGCACGGCAACGTGGAGGGAAGCGGATTTTTAACCGTAGTCGGAGCTCCGGAAACCGTAGTTTCTTTGTCCGGCGAAATATTTGACGGGCAGAATTTCACGCGTCTAAACGCGGAGGAAAAAGAAAAAATGGAGAATGTGGTTGCCGAAATGTCCCGCGAGGGGTTGAGAGTCCTCGCTTTTGCCGTCAAAAAAATTCCGGAGAAAAAACTGGAACAAGAAGACATCGCCGATGTTTGCCTTGTCGGATTTTTCGGAATAAAAGACACGCTTCGTCTGGAGGCGGTGGAGTCCATAAAAAAGGCCAAAGACGCGGGCATAAAAGTCATAATGATTACGGGCGACCACAAAATCACGGCAGCGGCCATCGCCAGAGAGGCCGGTATTTATAAAGAGGGGGATGCCGTGATGACGGGCCGCCAGATTGACGAAATTGATGAAAAAGAATTTTTAGGCCAACTGAACTCCGTTTCCGTTTTCGCCAGGGTTACGCCCGACCATAAACTGAAGATAATAAACGCTTATAAAAAGCAGGGCGACATTATAGCGATGACAGGGGACGGCGTAAATGACGCGCCGTCGCTTGTGGCCGCTGATCTCGGGGTGGCTATGGGAAAGATAGGCACGGAGGTGGCAAAGGAAGCCTCGGATATCGTTCTGCTGGACGATAATTTATCCAGCGTCGTCGCGGCCATTGAGGAAGGAAGAAGCATTTATAAAACCATCAAGAAAGTAACTCTTTACCTTTTCTCAACCAGTCTGGGTGAGGTTTTGACGGTGGCGGGTGCGCTGTTCTTCGGTTTGCCGCTGCCGATTCTGGCCTCGCAGATAATATGGCTGAACTTTGTCACGGACGGTTTCTTGGTTGTCGCATTGGCGATGGAACCGAAGGAAAGCAAATTGCTCAATGGCGGTTTCAAAAAGCCGGGCAAACTGATAGTTGATTTTTTGATGTTGCAAAGAATGGCGGTGATGGCTTTGCCGATGGCACTGGGCGCTCTGGTTTTGTTTTTGATGCATCTGGGCGACGGGATGGATAAGGCGAGAACGGCGGCTCTTACCGCCTTGGCGGTGTTCCAGTGGTTTAACGCCTGGAACTGCCGGAGCGAAAAAGAGTCCGTTTTCGGCAAAGGAATTTTGGGTAACAAGATTTTAATCGCCTTGACTTTTGTGGTGATTTTCTTGCAGGGGTTGGCCGTTTATAATCCGTTTATGCGGAAAATATTGCATACTGTTCCTCTTGATTTGGGCGACTGGATGTTGATAGCCGCGACGGCTTTTGCCATTATTATCGTGGAAGAGGTTCGCAAACTGATTCACCGGAAAATAAGCGCGATATGAAGTTTTTATGTTTTCAAAATCGGATATAAAAATCATTTATCAAGATAACGACGTAATCGCCGTCAATAAGCCGGCGGGAATCGTGGCGCATCGCGCCAATCTTAAATCTAAAATCTTAAACCTAAAAAACGAAAAGGAAGATGTTTTTTTAACCGACTGGCTGGTGGAAAAATTTCCGGAAATAAAAAGAGTGGGCGATAAGCCGGAGTTGCGTCCGGGAATAGTACATCGCTTGGACAAAGACACTTCCGGAGTTTTAGTCGTGGCCAAAAATCAAAAAGCGTTTGAGTATTTGAAATCTTTGTTTCAAAAAAAAGAAATTGTCAAAAAATACGTTGCCTTAGTGGAAGGAAATTTAAAAAAAGACAAAGGAATTATTGATTTGCCCATCGGCAGAAGCAAGAGCGATTTCAGAAAGAAACTGGCGTCGGAAGAGGCGAGGGGAGAATTGCGGGAGGCCATTACGGAATATAAAGTTTTGGAAAAATTTCCCGATTACACCCTGGTTGAGGCTTATCCAAAAACCGGCCGCACCCACCAGATAAGGGTTCATTTTAAAGCTATCGGCCATCCGGTGGCCTGCGATTCGCTGTATGGTGGTAGAAAATCAAAATGTCCCGAAGGTTTGAACCGGCATTTTTTGCACGCCAATTTTTTGGAGTTGAACCTGCCGTCTGGCGCCAGGATAAAACTGGAAGCCGATTTGCCGCCGGATCTGGAAAACGCGCTGGCGATATTGCGTCAAAACAAATAATGTGCTAAATTGCCATTTATGAGCGTAAACGTTGAACAGAGGAAAAATTGGAATTTAAAGCCCGGCAACACGGTAAAAGTTTGGCAGAAAATCAAGGAAGGAGAGAAATTCAGGCTCCAGGCTTTTGAGGGTATGATTATCGCCCACAAACACGGCGCTGAATCAGGGGCGACTTTCACGGTGCGCAAAATTTCCGACGGCGTGGGCGTGGAAAGAATATTCCCCCTATTTTCCCCGAACATAGAAAAAGTTGACCTGGTGCGGGAATCCAAAGCCAGAAGGGCGAAACTTTATTACGTCCGGACCAAGGCCGCCAAAGACATCCGCAAGAAAATGAAGCATCTGAAAGCGGAAGGGAAGAAAAAAACGGAAGCGGAGCCACTCAAGGCGACGCAAGAACCGGCCGCGAAAGAATAATTTATCAAGAGCTAAAAGCCGTCCCGTCAATGGGCGGTTTTTGTTTGACGATTGAAAAAAAGACGGTTATTGGGCATAATGGGCGAGTAGAAAGGGCGTGTGGTGGAATTGGTATACACGTACGCTTGAGGTGCGTATGCCTTACGGCTTGGAGGTTCGAGTCCTCTCACGCCCACAGCTGGTTCGCCGTTGGCGGATAAGCAAAATGGTGGCTATAGCTTAGTGGTAAAGCTCCGCTCTGTGGGTTTTTCCACAGTCTTACCCTTTACCTTTATGATATTTGCCCTATTATAAAAACATGCCGCAGGTAAATTGCAGGATATGCGATGAAGAATTTTATGCCAAGCCAAGCTGGATCAAAAGAGGGCATGGAATATATTGTTCCCGCGTTTGTCAGCATAAAGGGATGAAGAATGGCAAATTGGTAAATTGTTTTATTTGCAATAAAGAAGTTTATAAGCCGCAAAAAGCCCTAAAACATTCTAAGAGTAAGAAATTTTTTTGCGGTAAATCTTGCCAAACTGTCTGGAGGAACACAATGGTCTTTGTCGGCTCAAACCATTTCAATTGGAAAGGAGGAGAATTTTCTTATAAAAGCAATTTAATAAAAGGCAAACTTCCAAAAATATGCAAAATATGCCACATTAAAGACTTAAGGGTTTTGGCGGTGCATCATGTTGATCATAACAGGAAGAACAATAGAATAAAAAACTTGATTACGCTTTGTCATAATTGTCACTTTTTAGTGCATCGTTATAAAGAAGAAGAGAAAAAATTTATGGAGACATTGGTGTAGCAGTAGCACTGCACTCTGTGAAAGTGCCAGCGAGGGTGCGAATCCCTCATGTCTCCCCGATAAAATAAAAACATATGCCCGTTTTGCGAAAAATTCTGGATATTCTTTTGCCCACAACAAGGCTTAATAACAGCCTAAGGGTGCTCGTGGCCACCAACACCGTCATGGTGTTCGCCATCGGCCTGTTCGCGCCTTTCTACGCCGTTTTCGTCAAAAACATCGGCGGCGGGCTGGCTTTCGCCGGTTTTTCCTGGTCGCTGTTGTACATCGTTTCCGGAATTTTGATTTTGCTTTTTACTAAATGGGAGCTAAGGGTCAAAGAACAGGAATTGCTGCTGGCGCTGGGGTATGTTTTAAGGGGTTTTGTTTTTTTGAGCTACGCTTTTATGGACAATATGCCGCAGCTTATTTTAACCCAGGTTGTTTGGGGAATTGCCGCCGCTATTGGCACGCCGGCCTTTGATTCCGTCTACAGCAGTCACGTCAGCCAGGACAAATCCATAATGCAGTGGGGCCAGTGGGAAGGGCTGGCCGCCATAGCGACGGGCGCGGCCGCGCTAATCGGAGGAGTTTTGATTGAGAACTTTGGATACGGAATAATTTTTATGGTTATGGCCGGAATCTCATTTTTGCTCGGTGCTTACATCTGGCGGTTGCCGAGAGAAGTTTTGTAGATCGCGTTAAAAGTTGTCTAAAACAATAATTCAGCTTATACTCCTTACTGTGCGGGCTGTCGTATACCGGTAGTACACACGCTTCGGGTGCGTGTTGACTGGGTTCGATTCCCAGCAGCCCGAATAAAATGAGGGATGAGCAAGACAACTGCTTGATAATTTATTGCTTGAGGTATGCAGAATTTTATTCAAAAAATTATCACTAACACGGCTCCCTGGTTTTTGGACCACGGA
The window above is part of the Candidatus Paceibacter sp. genome. Proteins encoded here:
- a CDS encoding HAD-IC family P-type ATPase; this encodes MDLTAKNNWHKRDVFEVLSALGSGQNGLSEQEARERLLKQGRNVIPEIKPPGIFLIFLRQFQSPLIYILLAASLVVFLMGEAVDSLIIAFVLLFNAGMGTVQEGKSQNTLAALKKFTETGAVVVRGGEEMIVPDSEVVDGDVLILREGDKIPADARIIFSSSLKVDEASITGESEPVYKTADIMAGNSGHVVVADRMNMVFKGSHVVSGGGKAVVTATGLKTVIGGISKKIIGIDSEMPLKKNIRYLSRAIIIAVALISGLIFWGGVSMGKAAGEMFAVVVSLSVSIIPEGLPVVITLVLATGVWRMAKSNALVKRLQAVEALGQAKVIAVDKTGTITKNEMAVQKFFIAGKFFEVGGSGYVPKGEIKENGAAIEPLNHKEIILAGKIAAFCANARIKYSKEKKEWSAIGDPTEAALFVFSEKVGFSKEKIEKESPLVSEIPFNFENKYHATLHGNVEGSGFLTVVGAPETVVSLSGEIFDGQNFTRLNAEEKEKMENVVAEMSREGLRVLAFAVKKIPEKKLEQEDIADVCLVGFFGIKDTLRLEAVESIKKAKDAGIKVIMITGDHKITAAAIAREAGIYKEGDAVMTGRQIDEIDEKEFLGQLNSVSVFARVTPDHKLKIINAYKKQGDIIAMTGDGVNDAPSLVAADLGVAMGKIGTEVAKEASDIVLLDDNLSSVVAAIEEGRSIYKTIKKVTLYLFSTSLGEVLTVAGALFFGLPLPILASQIIWLNFVTDGFLVVALAMEPKESKLLNGGFKKPGKLIVDFLMLQRMAVMALPMALGALVLFLMHLGDGMDKARTAALTALAVFQWFNAWNCRSEKESVFGKGILGNKILIALTFVVIFLQGLAVYNPFMRKILHTVPLDLGDWMLIAATAFAIIIVEEVRKLIHRKISAI
- a CDS encoding RluA family pseudouridine synthase; the protein is MFSKSDIKIIYQDNDVIAVNKPAGIVAHRANLKSKILNLKNEKEDVFLTDWLVEKFPEIKRVGDKPELRPGIVHRLDKDTSGVLVVAKNQKAFEYLKSLFQKKEIVKKYVALVEGNLKKDKGIIDLPIGRSKSDFRKKLASEEARGELREAITEYKVLEKFPDYTLVEAYPKTGRTHQIRVHFKAIGHPVACDSLYGGRKSKCPEGLNRHFLHANFLELNLPSGARIKLEADLPPDLENALAILRQNK
- the rplS gene encoding 50S ribosomal protein L19; translation: MSVNVEQRKNWNLKPGNTVKVWQKIKEGEKFRLQAFEGMIIAHKHGAESGATFTVRKISDGVGVERIFPLFSPNIEKVDLVRESKARRAKLYYVRTKAAKDIRKKMKHLKAEGKKKTEAEPLKATQEPAAKE